In Phacochoerus africanus isolate WHEZ1 chromosome 2, ROS_Pafr_v1, whole genome shotgun sequence, one DNA window encodes the following:
- the DACT1 gene encoding dapper homolog 1 isoform X3, giving the protein MFLLCLTGNPLREEERLANHASDMCVGSELDAVKTDTSLPSPSSLWSAPYPSSSKKMDGYILSLVQKKTHPVRTNKPRTSVNADPTKGLLRNGSVCVRVTGGISQGNSGNLKNSKQMPLPSGGIPSLDNGTFSPLKQWAKDPKPELLESKRLPLPEGCSPGAASELQGKHLPKTAKPVSQEHARCPPAGTGESPKESSQIPAASPKESPGKVSAPLQENRGGQPLKKVPQKNSLQAVSPAAPASAAPAQLPPVFPAAEERPVLDFRSEGSSSQSLEEGPPGKAPPALAQPPGVRPPRGARPAAAPRGSAQKHRALGGHGPESSLPAVREKARAAGRRCRLPDDTDTNKKLRRAPAKGRRSGGGQPDAGLPGRQLGAGHRAGSRAHGHGREAVVAKPKHKRTDSRRWRSAAEVSYEEALRRARRGRRESAALFAAGPPFASPYAYVASDSEYSAECESLFHSTVLDTSEDERSNYTTNCFGDSESSVSEGDFVGDSSSTSDSEESGGLIWSQFVQTLPLQPVPAPDLRGHPTKTFVKIKASHNLKKKILRFRSGSLKLMTTV; this is encoded by the coding sequence ATGTTTCTGCTTTGCTTGACCGGAAACCCcctgagggaagaggagaggcttGCTAACCATGCCAGTGACATGTGTGTCGGATCCGAGCTGGACGCCGTCAAGACAGACACTTCCTTGCCATCTCCAAGCAGTTTGTGGTCTGCTCCCTATCCTTCATCCAGTAAGAAAATGGATGGTTACATTCTGAGCCTGGTCCAGAAAAAAACACACCCTGTAAGGACCAACAAACCGAGAACCAGTGTGAATGCTGACCCCACCAAGGGGCTTCTGAGGAACGGGAGTGTTTGTGTCAGAGTGACTGGGGGCATCTCACAGGGCAACAGTGGGAACCTTAAGAATTCTAAACAGATGCCTTTGCCCTCTGGCGGGATCCCTTCTTTGGACAATGGGACATTCTCCCCACTGAAACAGTGGGCCAAAGACCCAAAGCCAGAACTACTGGAAAGCAAGAGGTTGCCCCTGCCTGAGGGCTGCTCCCCAGGCGCTGCCAGTGAACTTCAAGGTAAGCATCTGCCCAAAACCGCCAAGCCAGTCTCCCAGGAACACGCTAGGTGTCCCCCCGCGGGGACAGGGGAGTCCCCTAAGGAAAGCagtcagatcccagctgcctctcccAAAGAGAGTCCCGGGAAGGTCTCCGCCCCGCTGCAAGAGAACAGAGGGGGCCAGCCGCTGAAAAAGGTGCCTCAGAAAAACAGCCTGCAGGCTGTCTCTCCGGCGGCGCCCGCTTCCGCCGCTCCGGCCCAGCTGCCCCCAGTTTTCCCGGCCGCGGAGGAGCGGCCGGTCCTGGATTTCAGAAGCGAGGGCTCTTCTTCCCAGAGCCTGGAGGAAGGGCCTCCGGGGAAGGCGCCGCCCGCCCTGGCGCAGCCGCCCGGCGTCAGGCCGCCCCGGGGAGCGCGGCCCGCGGCCGCCCCAAGGGGCTCCGCCCAGAAGCACCGCGCCCTGGGCGGGCACGGGCCAGAGAGCTCGCTGCCCGCCGTGCGGGAGAAGGCGCGGGCGGCCGGCAGGAGGTGTCGGCTCCCGGACGACACTGATACGAACAAGAAACTGCGGAGAGCGCCGGCCAAGGGGCGGCGAAGCGGGGGCGGCCAGCCGGACGCTGGGCTCCCGGGCCGGCAGCTGGGGGCGGGCCACCGGGCGGGGAGCCGCGCGCATGGCCACGGGCGGGAGGCGGTGGTGGCCAAGCCCAAACACAAGCGAACCGACTCGCGGCGGTGGAGGTCGGCCGCCGAGGTGTCGTACGAGGAGGCGCTGCGGCGGGCGCGGCGGGGCCGGCGGGAGTCCGCGGCCCTGTTCGCGGCGGGGCCGCCCTTCGCCAGCCCCTATGCCTACGTGGCCAGCGACTCGGAGTACTCGGCCGAGTGCGAGTCCCTGTTCCACTCGACCGTGCTGGACACCAGCGAGGACGAGCGCAGCAACTACACCACCAACTGCTTCGGCGACAGCGAGTCCAGCGTGAGCGAGGGCGACTTCGTGGGCGACAGCAGCAGCACCAGCGACTCGGAGGAGAGCGGGGGCCTGATTTGGTCCCAGTTCGTCCAGACGCTCCCTCTGCAGCCGGTCCCGGCCCCGGACCTCCGCGGTCACCCCACCAAAACTTTTGTCAAGATCAAGGCTTCGCACAACCTCAAGAAGAAGATCCTTCGCTTTCGGTCTGGCTCTCTGAAACTGATGACGACCGTTTGA
- the DACT1 gene encoding dapper homolog 1 isoform X2, whose translation MSILCVGVHMLVHHLGLCGNQHLFPDISQPLYTFRYKTHFTDEKDKAERGPRWQQWWMVGITQPWNVECGVQIQPGLPLSGYPLTITNCLRRRDAGLLNQLQELDKQISDLRLDVEKTSEEHLETDSRPSSGFYELSDGASGSLSNSSNSVFSECLSSCHSSTCFCSPLEAALTISDGCPKSADVNPKYQCDLVSKNGNDVYRYPSPLHAVAVQSPMFLLCLTGNPLREEERLANHASDMCVGSELDAVKTDTSLPSPSSLWSAPYPSSSKKMDGYILSLVQKKTHPVRTNKPRTSVNADPTKGLLRNGSVCVRVTGGISQGNSGNLKNSKQMPLPSGGIPSLDNGTFSPLKQWAKDPKPELLESKRLPLPEGCSPGAASELQGKHLPKTAKPVSQEHARCPPAGTGESPKESSQIPAASPKESPGKVSAPLQENRGGQPLKKVPQKNSLQAVSPAAPASAAPAQLPPVFPAAEERPVLDFRSEGSSSQSLEEGPPGKAPPALAQPPGVRPPRGARPAAAPRGSAQKHRALGGHGPESSLPAVREKARAAGRRCRLPDDTDTNKKLRRAPAKGRRSGGGQPDAGLPGRQLGAGHRAGSRAHGHGREAVVAKPKHKRTDSRRWRSAAEVSYEEALRRARRGRRESAALFAAGPPFASPYAYVASDSEYSAECESLFHSTVLDTSEDERSNYTTNCFGDSESSVSEGDFVGDSSSTSDSEESGGLIWSQFVQTLPLQPVPAPDLRGHPTKTFVKIKASHNLKKKILRFRSGSLKLMTTV comes from the exons ATGTCCATTCTCTGTGTGGGTGTGCACATGCTTGTACACCATTTGGGACTTTGTGGTAACCAACATTTATTTCCAGACATCTCACAACCTCTCTATACATTTAGATAtaagacccattttacagatgagaaagacaAGGCTGAGAGAGGTCCAAGGTGGCAACAGTGGTGGATGGTGGGCATTACCCAGCCATGGAATGTGGAGTGTGGGGTTCAGATCCAGCCTGGCCTGCCCCTCAGTGGATATCCTCTCACCATAACA AATTGTTTGAGGAGAAGAGATGCTGGTTTGTTGAACCAGTTGCAAGAACTCGACAAGCAGATAAGTGACCTGAGACTGGATGTGGAAAAGACCTCTGAAGAGCACCTGGAGACAGACAGCCGACCTAGCTCAG ggtttTATGAACTGAGTGATGGGGCTTCAGGGTCCCTTTCCAATTCCTCAAACTCAGTCTTCAGTGAATGTTTATCCAGTTGTCATTCCAGCACCTGCTTTTGCAGCCCCTTGGAGGCAGCCTTGACTATATCAGATGGTTGCCCCAAATCTGCAG ATGTGAATCCCAAGTACCAATGCGATCTGGTGTCTAAAAATGGGAATGACGTGTACCGCTACCCCAGCCCGCTTCACGCCGTGGCGGTGCAGAGCCCGATGTTTCTGCTTTGCTTGACCGGAAACCCcctgagggaagaggagaggcttGCTAACCATGCCAGTGACATGTGTGTCGGATCCGAGCTGGACGCCGTCAAGACAGACACTTCCTTGCCATCTCCAAGCAGTTTGTGGTCTGCTCCCTATCCTTCATCCAGTAAGAAAATGGATGGTTACATTCTGAGCCTGGTCCAGAAAAAAACACACCCTGTAAGGACCAACAAACCGAGAACCAGTGTGAATGCTGACCCCACCAAGGGGCTTCTGAGGAACGGGAGTGTTTGTGTCAGAGTGACTGGGGGCATCTCACAGGGCAACAGTGGGAACCTTAAGAATTCTAAACAGATGCCTTTGCCCTCTGGCGGGATCCCTTCTTTGGACAATGGGACATTCTCCCCACTGAAACAGTGGGCCAAAGACCCAAAGCCAGAACTACTGGAAAGCAAGAGGTTGCCCCTGCCTGAGGGCTGCTCCCCAGGCGCTGCCAGTGAACTTCAAGGTAAGCATCTGCCCAAAACCGCCAAGCCAGTCTCCCAGGAACACGCTAGGTGTCCCCCCGCGGGGACAGGGGAGTCCCCTAAGGAAAGCagtcagatcccagctgcctctcccAAAGAGAGTCCCGGGAAGGTCTCCGCCCCGCTGCAAGAGAACAGAGGGGGCCAGCCGCTGAAAAAGGTGCCTCAGAAAAACAGCCTGCAGGCTGTCTCTCCGGCGGCGCCCGCTTCCGCCGCTCCGGCCCAGCTGCCCCCAGTTTTCCCGGCCGCGGAGGAGCGGCCGGTCCTGGATTTCAGAAGCGAGGGCTCTTCTTCCCAGAGCCTGGAGGAAGGGCCTCCGGGGAAGGCGCCGCCCGCCCTGGCGCAGCCGCCCGGCGTCAGGCCGCCCCGGGGAGCGCGGCCCGCGGCCGCCCCAAGGGGCTCCGCCCAGAAGCACCGCGCCCTGGGCGGGCACGGGCCAGAGAGCTCGCTGCCCGCCGTGCGGGAGAAGGCGCGGGCGGCCGGCAGGAGGTGTCGGCTCCCGGACGACACTGATACGAACAAGAAACTGCGGAGAGCGCCGGCCAAGGGGCGGCGAAGCGGGGGCGGCCAGCCGGACGCTGGGCTCCCGGGCCGGCAGCTGGGGGCGGGCCACCGGGCGGGGAGCCGCGCGCATGGCCACGGGCGGGAGGCGGTGGTGGCCAAGCCCAAACACAAGCGAACCGACTCGCGGCGGTGGAGGTCGGCCGCCGAGGTGTCGTACGAGGAGGCGCTGCGGCGGGCGCGGCGGGGCCGGCGGGAGTCCGCGGCCCTGTTCGCGGCGGGGCCGCCCTTCGCCAGCCCCTATGCCTACGTGGCCAGCGACTCGGAGTACTCGGCCGAGTGCGAGTCCCTGTTCCACTCGACCGTGCTGGACACCAGCGAGGACGAGCGCAGCAACTACACCACCAACTGCTTCGGCGACAGCGAGTCCAGCGTGAGCGAGGGCGACTTCGTGGGCGACAGCAGCAGCACCAGCGACTCGGAGGAGAGCGGGGGCCTGATTTGGTCCCAGTTCGTCCAGACGCTCCCTCTGCAGCCGGTCCCGGCCCCGGACCTCCGCGGTCACCCCACCAAAACTTTTGTCAAGATCAAGGCTTCGCACAACCTCAAGAAGAAGATCCTTCGCTTTCGGTCTGGCTCTCTGAAACTGATGACGACCGTTTGA
- the DACT1 gene encoding dapper homolog 1 isoform X1 — translation MKPSLAGTARELEPLAPARGEQRAAESEGRWREKGEADTERQRTRERQEATLAGLAELEYLRQRQELLVRGALRGAGVSGAAAARSGELPGEAAQRSRLEEKFLEENILLLRKQLNCLRRRDAGLLNQLQELDKQISDLRLDVEKTSEEHLETDSRPSSGFYELSDGASGSLSNSSNSVFSECLSSCHSSTCFCSPLEAALTISDGCPKSADVNPKYQCDLVSKNGNDVYRYPSPLHAVAVQSPMFLLCLTGNPLREEERLANHASDMCVGSELDAVKTDTSLPSPSSLWSAPYPSSSKKMDGYILSLVQKKTHPVRTNKPRTSVNADPTKGLLRNGSVCVRVTGGISQGNSGNLKNSKQMPLPSGGIPSLDNGTFSPLKQWAKDPKPELLESKRLPLPEGCSPGAASELQGKHLPKTAKPVSQEHARCPPAGTGESPKESSQIPAASPKESPGKVSAPLQENRGGQPLKKVPQKNSLQAVSPAAPASAAPAQLPPVFPAAEERPVLDFRSEGSSSQSLEEGPPGKAPPALAQPPGVRPPRGARPAAAPRGSAQKHRALGGHGPESSLPAVREKARAAGRRCRLPDDTDTNKKLRRAPAKGRRSGGGQPDAGLPGRQLGAGHRAGSRAHGHGREAVVAKPKHKRTDSRRWRSAAEVSYEEALRRARRGRRESAALFAAGPPFASPYAYVASDSEYSAECESLFHSTVLDTSEDERSNYTTNCFGDSESSVSEGDFVGDSSSTSDSEESGGLIWSQFVQTLPLQPVPAPDLRGHPTKTFVKIKASHNLKKKILRFRSGSLKLMTTV, via the exons ATGAAGCCGAGTCTGGCAGGGACCGCAagggagctggagccgctggcgcCGGCCCGGGGCGAGCAGCGCGCGGCGGAGTCCGAGGGGCGCTGGCGGGAGAAGGGAGAGGCGGACACGGAGCGGCAGCGCACCCGCGAGCGGCAGGAGGCCACGCTGGCTGGGCTGGCGGAACTGGAGTACCTGCGCCAGCGCCAGGAACTGCTGGTCCGGGGCGCCCTGCGCGGCGCCGGGGTCTCGGGGGCCGCTGCAGCCCGCTCAGGGGAGCTGCCGGGGGAGGCGGCGCAGCGCAGCCGCCTGGAGGAGAAGTTCTTGGAGGAGAACATCTTGCTGCTGCGGAAGCAATTG AATTGTTTGAGGAGAAGAGATGCTGGTTTGTTGAACCAGTTGCAAGAACTCGACAAGCAGATAAGTGACCTGAGACTGGATGTGGAAAAGACCTCTGAAGAGCACCTGGAGACAGACAGCCGACCTAGCTCAG ggtttTATGAACTGAGTGATGGGGCTTCAGGGTCCCTTTCCAATTCCTCAAACTCAGTCTTCAGTGAATGTTTATCCAGTTGTCATTCCAGCACCTGCTTTTGCAGCCCCTTGGAGGCAGCCTTGACTATATCAGATGGTTGCCCCAAATCTGCAG ATGTGAATCCCAAGTACCAATGCGATCTGGTGTCTAAAAATGGGAATGACGTGTACCGCTACCCCAGCCCGCTTCACGCCGTGGCGGTGCAGAGCCCGATGTTTCTGCTTTGCTTGACCGGAAACCCcctgagggaagaggagaggcttGCTAACCATGCCAGTGACATGTGTGTCGGATCCGAGCTGGACGCCGTCAAGACAGACACTTCCTTGCCATCTCCAAGCAGTTTGTGGTCTGCTCCCTATCCTTCATCCAGTAAGAAAATGGATGGTTACATTCTGAGCCTGGTCCAGAAAAAAACACACCCTGTAAGGACCAACAAACCGAGAACCAGTGTGAATGCTGACCCCACCAAGGGGCTTCTGAGGAACGGGAGTGTTTGTGTCAGAGTGACTGGGGGCATCTCACAGGGCAACAGTGGGAACCTTAAGAATTCTAAACAGATGCCTTTGCCCTCTGGCGGGATCCCTTCTTTGGACAATGGGACATTCTCCCCACTGAAACAGTGGGCCAAAGACCCAAAGCCAGAACTACTGGAAAGCAAGAGGTTGCCCCTGCCTGAGGGCTGCTCCCCAGGCGCTGCCAGTGAACTTCAAGGTAAGCATCTGCCCAAAACCGCCAAGCCAGTCTCCCAGGAACACGCTAGGTGTCCCCCCGCGGGGACAGGGGAGTCCCCTAAGGAAAGCagtcagatcccagctgcctctcccAAAGAGAGTCCCGGGAAGGTCTCCGCCCCGCTGCAAGAGAACAGAGGGGGCCAGCCGCTGAAAAAGGTGCCTCAGAAAAACAGCCTGCAGGCTGTCTCTCCGGCGGCGCCCGCTTCCGCCGCTCCGGCCCAGCTGCCCCCAGTTTTCCCGGCCGCGGAGGAGCGGCCGGTCCTGGATTTCAGAAGCGAGGGCTCTTCTTCCCAGAGCCTGGAGGAAGGGCCTCCGGGGAAGGCGCCGCCCGCCCTGGCGCAGCCGCCCGGCGTCAGGCCGCCCCGGGGAGCGCGGCCCGCGGCCGCCCCAAGGGGCTCCGCCCAGAAGCACCGCGCCCTGGGCGGGCACGGGCCAGAGAGCTCGCTGCCCGCCGTGCGGGAGAAGGCGCGGGCGGCCGGCAGGAGGTGTCGGCTCCCGGACGACACTGATACGAACAAGAAACTGCGGAGAGCGCCGGCCAAGGGGCGGCGAAGCGGGGGCGGCCAGCCGGACGCTGGGCTCCCGGGCCGGCAGCTGGGGGCGGGCCACCGGGCGGGGAGCCGCGCGCATGGCCACGGGCGGGAGGCGGTGGTGGCCAAGCCCAAACACAAGCGAACCGACTCGCGGCGGTGGAGGTCGGCCGCCGAGGTGTCGTACGAGGAGGCGCTGCGGCGGGCGCGGCGGGGCCGGCGGGAGTCCGCGGCCCTGTTCGCGGCGGGGCCGCCCTTCGCCAGCCCCTATGCCTACGTGGCCAGCGACTCGGAGTACTCGGCCGAGTGCGAGTCCCTGTTCCACTCGACCGTGCTGGACACCAGCGAGGACGAGCGCAGCAACTACACCACCAACTGCTTCGGCGACAGCGAGTCCAGCGTGAGCGAGGGCGACTTCGTGGGCGACAGCAGCAGCACCAGCGACTCGGAGGAGAGCGGGGGCCTGATTTGGTCCCAGTTCGTCCAGACGCTCCCTCTGCAGCCGGTCCCGGCCCCGGACCTCCGCGGTCACCCCACCAAAACTTTTGTCAAGATCAAGGCTTCGCACAACCTCAAGAAGAAGATCCTTCGCTTTCGGTCTGGCTCTCTGAAACTGATGACGACCGTTTGA